In Streptomyces dangxiongensis, one DNA window encodes the following:
- a CDS encoding type III secretion system chaperone family protein, whose translation MSIDPSSIPNFGGQPEPQPQGPAGPVLPDQDLVKQLLEQMELKYVVDEEGDLAAPWEQFRTYFMFRGEAEQAIFSVRTFYDRPHPIDEKPQLLESIDDWNRRTLWPKVYTHTHDDGTVRLIGEAQMLIGTGVDINHFVSSTVSWVRAAIEFDKWLVEQLGLEQEVDEAEKPEDDGE comes from the coding sequence GTGAGCATCGACCCGTCCTCGATTCCTAATTTCGGGGGCCAGCCCGAACCGCAGCCCCAAGGACCGGCGGGCCCCGTCCTCCCGGATCAGGACCTGGTGAAGCAGCTCCTCGAGCAGATGGAGCTGAAGTACGTCGTCGACGAGGAGGGTGACCTCGCGGCGCCGTGGGAGCAGTTCCGCACCTACTTCATGTTCCGCGGGGAGGCCGAACAGGCGATCTTCTCGGTGCGGACGTTCTACGACCGCCCCCACCCGATCGACGAGAAGCCGCAGCTTCTGGAGTCCATCGACGACTGGAACCGCCGCACCCTGTGGCCCAAGGTGTACACCCACACCCATGACGACGGCACCGTCCGCCTGATCGGCGAGGCCCAGATGCTGATCGGCACGGGCGTCGACATCAACCACTTCGTCTCCTCCACGGTCAGCTGGGTGCGGGCCGCGATCGAGTTCGACAAGTGGCTGGTCGAGCAGCTCGGCCTGGAGCAGGAGGTCGACGAGGCGGAGAAGCCCGAGGACGACGGGGAGTAA
- a CDS encoding polyamine aminopropyltransferase: MIETHTPAPPGAPPARTGPARLPVRPGTGRFLVLVCVFVCAACGLVYELELVAFASYLTGDSVTQASVVLSVMVFAMGIGSLGAKRLRRHAAAGFGAVESALALVGGCSAMALYAVFAWTGGWGGMWAGGPRCLLVALSLIIGLLIGAEIPLLMELTQRIRRQDAGGAVADLFAADYVGALVGGLAFPFLLLPYLGQLTGALLTGTVNVVAGGALVLGLFRRDLTRRARWTLLLAGLLVLGILATAAALSGDFERAARRAVYGTDVRAAVRTGVQEIVLTGGTGGTGGRPLGLYLDGRLRAGGRDEPRYHQALVHPALAGPHARVLVLGGGDGLAAREVLRRSGVHRVDVVELDPGLVDLARRDPGLSAANGHALADPRVHVTTADALTWLREAQGPAYDVVIADLPGPGVTAGTKLYSQEFYGLVRRVLAADGRLAVHAGPVTGRPRAFWTVAATLRAAGFATSPYRVPGDGSGPAAGPDRTSGAPHDWGFLLAAPGRTPPALRPGPGHPPSPALAALASDAEAAERTRVGGLRASTLLRPRY, translated from the coding sequence GTGATCGAAACGCACACCCCCGCGCCCCCGGGCGCCCCGCCCGCCCGGACGGGCCCCGCGCGGCTGCCCGTCCGGCCCGGCACCGGGCGGTTCCTGGTCCTCGTGTGCGTGTTCGTCTGCGCGGCCTGCGGGCTGGTGTACGAGCTGGAACTCGTCGCGTTCGCCTCGTACCTGACGGGCGACTCGGTCACCCAGGCCTCCGTCGTGCTGTCCGTCATGGTGTTCGCCATGGGCATCGGCTCCCTCGGCGCCAAACGGCTGCGGCGGCACGCGGCCGCCGGGTTCGGCGCGGTCGAGTCGGCCCTGGCCCTGGTCGGCGGATGCAGCGCCATGGCGCTGTACGCCGTGTTCGCCTGGACCGGCGGCTGGGGCGGCATGTGGGCCGGCGGCCCGCGCTGCCTGCTGGTCGCCCTCTCCCTCATCATCGGCCTGCTCATCGGCGCCGAGATCCCCCTGCTCATGGAGCTGACCCAGCGCATCCGCCGGCAGGACGCGGGCGGCGCCGTGGCCGACCTGTTCGCCGCGGACTACGTCGGCGCCCTCGTCGGCGGCCTGGCCTTCCCCTTCCTGCTCCTGCCGTACCTGGGCCAACTGACCGGCGCGCTGCTCACCGGCACGGTCAACGTGGTCGCGGGCGGCGCCCTCGTCCTCGGCCTCTTCCGCCGCGACCTCACCCGCCGCGCCCGCTGGACCCTCCTCCTCGCCGGCCTCCTCGTCCTCGGGATCCTCGCCACCGCCGCCGCCCTCAGCGGCGACTTCGAGCGGGCCGCCCGCCGCGCCGTGTACGGCACGGACGTCCGGGCGGCCGTGCGGACCGGCGTCCAGGAGATCGTCCTGACCGGCGGCACCGGCGGCACCGGCGGCCGGCCCCTCGGCCTCTACCTCGACGGCCGGCTCCGGGCCGGCGGCCGGGACGAACCCCGCTACCACCAGGCCCTGGTCCACCCCGCCCTCGCCGGCCCCCACGCGCGCGTCCTGGTCCTGGGCGGCGGCGACGGCCTGGCCGCCCGCGAGGTGCTGCGCCGGAGCGGCGTCCACCGCGTCGACGTCGTCGAACTCGACCCCGGCCTGGTGGACCTCGCCCGCCGCGACCCCGGCCTGTCCGCCGCCAACGGGCACGCCCTCGCCGACCCGCGCGTCCACGTCACCACCGCCGACGCGCTCACCTGGCTGCGGGAGGCCCAGGGACCGGCGTACGACGTCGTGATCGCCGACCTCCCCGGCCCCGGCGTCACCGCCGGCACCAAGCTGTACTCCCAGGAGTTCTACGGCCTCGTCCGCCGGGTCCTGGCCGCGGACGGCCGTCTGGCGGTGCACGCCGGGCCCGTCACCGGCCGGCCCCGCGCCTTCTGGACCGTCGCCGCGACACTCCGTGCGGCCGGCTTCGCCACCTCGCCCTACCGGGTCCCCGGCGACGGCTCCGGCCCCGCGGCCGGCCCCGACCGCACCTCCGGCGCCCCGCACGACTGGGGCTTCCTCCTGGCGGCACCGGGCCGCACCCCACCAGCCCTGCGCCCGGGCCCCGGTCACCCGCCCAGCCCGGCCCTGGCAGCCCTCGCCTCCGACGCCGAGGCGGCGGAACGCACCCGCGTCGGCGGCCTGCGGGCGTCGACCCTGCTCCGTCCACGGTACTGA
- a CDS encoding pyridoxal phosphate-dependent aminotransferase — protein MTAMTSSARPYLNRRLAAFGTTIFAEMSALAVATGSINLGQGFPDTDGPEEVREAAVRALRDGRGNQYPPGPGVPELRAAIAAHQQRRYGLSWDPGTEVLVTAGATEAIAAALLALVEPGDEVVALEPYYDSYAASIAMAGGTRVPVTLRPHEGHFRLDLDELRAAVTGRTRLLLLNTPHNPTGTVLTRAELAAIAELAVERDLLVVTDEVYEHLVFDGAEHLPLAGFPGMRERTVGIGSAGKTFSFTGWKVGWVTGSPELVGAVRTVKQYLTYVASGPFQYAIAEALALPDSYFEEYRRTMLARRDILTEGLTAAGFGVFRPAGTYFVTADIRPLGEKDGFAFCRALPERAGVVAVPNAVFYDDREAGAPFVRFAFCKREEVLREAVERLRAM, from the coding sequence ATGACCGCCATGACCTCCAGCGCACGCCCCTACCTCAACCGCCGGCTCGCCGCGTTCGGGACGACGATCTTCGCCGAGATGTCGGCGCTCGCCGTGGCGACCGGGTCGATCAATTTGGGCCAGGGCTTCCCGGACACGGACGGGCCCGAGGAGGTCCGGGAGGCGGCCGTACGGGCGCTGCGCGACGGCCGCGGCAACCAGTACCCGCCGGGCCCCGGCGTCCCCGAACTGCGCGCCGCGATCGCCGCGCACCAGCAGCGCCGGTACGGCCTGTCCTGGGACCCCGGCACCGAGGTGCTGGTCACCGCGGGCGCGACGGAGGCGATCGCGGCGGCGCTGCTGGCGCTGGTCGAGCCCGGGGACGAGGTCGTGGCCCTGGAGCCGTACTACGACTCGTACGCGGCGAGCATCGCGATGGCCGGCGGCACGCGGGTGCCGGTGACGCTGCGACCGCACGAGGGACACTTCCGGCTGGACCTGGACGAGCTGCGCGCGGCCGTCACCGGCCGCACCCGGCTGCTGCTGCTCAACACCCCGCACAACCCGACCGGCACGGTCCTCACCCGCGCGGAACTCGCCGCGATCGCCGAGCTGGCGGTGGAGCGGGATCTGCTGGTGGTGACCGACGAGGTGTACGAGCACCTGGTCTTCGACGGCGCCGAGCACCTGCCGCTCGCCGGGTTCCCCGGGATGCGCGAGCGCACGGTCGGCATCGGCTCGGCCGGCAAGACGTTCTCGTTCACCGGCTGGAAGGTGGGCTGGGTGACGGGGTCGCCGGAGCTGGTCGGCGCGGTCCGCACGGTGAAGCAGTACCTGACGTACGTCGCCTCGGGGCCCTTCCAGTACGCGATCGCCGAGGCCCTCGCCCTGCCCGACTCCTACTTCGAGGAGTACCGCCGCACCATGCTGGCCCGCCGGGACATCCTGACGGAGGGGCTGACCGCGGCGGGCTTCGGGGTGTTCCGGCCCGCCGGCACCTACTTCGTCACCGCCGACATCCGCCCCCTCGGCGAGAAGGACGGGTTCGCCTTCTGCCGCGCCCTGCCCGAGCGCGCGGGCGTGGTGGCCGTCCCCAACGCGGTCTTCTACGACGACCGGGAGGCCGGGGCGCCCTTCGTGCGGTTCGCGTTCTGCAAGCGGGAGGAGGTCCTGCGGGAGGCGGTGGAGCGGCTGCGGGCCATGTGA
- the kynU gene encoding kynureninase, whose amino-acid sequence MSELRLLAEKLDAADELAPLRDRFVLDDVVYLDGNSLGALPAHVPGRVEDVVRRQWGELRIRSWEESGWWTAPERIGDRIAPLVGAAPGQIVVGDSTSVNVFKALVAAARMAGEDRTEILVDATTFPTDGYIAESAARLTGRTLRAVTPAEVPGLLGGRTAAVLLNHVDYRTGRLHDLPGLTAAVHAAGALAVWDLCHSAGALPVGLDEHGVDLAVGCTYKYLNGGPGSPAYLYVRGALQDRFDSPLPGWNSHADPFGMSPAYAPAPGAARGRVGTPDILSMLALEAALEVWDGVSLTAVRAKSLALTDFFLRCVAEYTGPGRTECVTPGRHEERGSQIALRCPDAGEVMKRLVERGVVGDFRHPDVLRFGFTPLYVGFRDTERAARILAEVLA is encoded by the coding sequence ATGTCTGAGCTGCGCCTGCTCGCGGAGAAGCTGGACGCGGCGGACGAGCTGGCCCCGCTGCGCGACCGTTTCGTCCTCGACGACGTGGTCTACCTGGACGGGAACTCGCTCGGCGCCCTGCCCGCGCACGTACCGGGCCGGGTCGAGGACGTGGTCCGCCGCCAGTGGGGCGAACTGCGGATCCGCTCCTGGGAGGAGAGCGGCTGGTGGACGGCGCCCGAGCGGATCGGCGACCGGATCGCCCCGCTGGTCGGCGCCGCCCCGGGCCAGATCGTCGTCGGCGACTCCACCAGCGTGAACGTCTTCAAGGCGCTCGTGGCGGCGGCCCGCATGGCCGGCGAGGACCGCACCGAGATCCTGGTCGACGCCACGACCTTCCCCACGGACGGCTACATCGCCGAGTCGGCGGCCCGCCTGACCGGGCGCACCCTGCGCGCGGTCACCCCGGCGGAGGTGCCGGGGCTCCTCGGCGGCCGTACGGCGGCGGTCCTGCTCAACCACGTCGACTACCGCACCGGCCGCCTGCACGACCTGCCCGGGCTCACCGCCGCGGTCCACGCCGCCGGCGCCCTCGCGGTCTGGGACCTGTGCCACAGCGCGGGCGCGCTGCCGGTGGGCCTGGACGAGCACGGGGTCGACCTGGCGGTCGGCTGCACCTACAAGTACCTGAACGGCGGCCCGGGTTCACCGGCGTACCTGTACGTGCGCGGCGCGCTCCAGGACCGCTTCGACTCCCCGCTGCCCGGTTGGAACTCCCACGCCGACCCCTTCGGCATGAGCCCGGCCTACGCCCCGGCACCTGGCGCTGCGCGCGGCCGGGTCGGCACGCCGGACATCCTCTCCATGCTGGCCCTGGAGGCCGCCCTGGAGGTCTGGGACGGGGTGTCCCTCACCGCGGTCCGCGCGAAGTCCCTCGCCCTGACGGACTTCTTCCTGCGGTGCGTGGCCGAGTACACCGGGCCGGGGCGGACGGAGTGCGTGACACCCGGACGCCACGAGGAGCGGGGCAGTCAGATCGCCCTGCGCTGCCCGGACGCCGGCGAGGTCATGAAACGCCTCGTCGAGCGCGGGGTCGTCGGGGACTTCCGCCACCCCGACGTGCTCCGGTTCGGGTTCACGCCGCTGTACGTGGGCTTCCGGGACACCGAGCGGGCCGCGCGCATCCTGGCGGAGGTGCTGGCCTAG
- a CDS encoding SRPBCC family protein, with protein sequence MEHQVFVPVSAERLRAALADPARVARAVPGLQQDAGAAPIAGRLKLRVGGHSVTYRGALRVTARADGTYAVDAEAGEARGDGSVRLALTLRLADGDGGCTVTVRGTADADGRITELPSEAVTSAATRLLNRFVAALATDGAQEPEPGAGVRGSRYEAEVPASSPVPGADDEPGGDDACPDRLTDDFTDTGDPPAEAAHARRTMIGRSAEEVDHAPPRGRYAPVPAPQTIAGNPALRWAAPAAALALASAVVLTRALRKRR encoded by the coding sequence ATGGAGCACCAGGTCTTCGTCCCGGTTTCCGCCGAACGGCTCAGGGCGGCGCTGGCCGACCCCGCGCGCGTCGCCCGGGCGGTTCCCGGACTGCAGCAGGACGCCGGTGCCGCACCGATCGCCGGCCGGCTGAAGCTGCGCGTCGGCGGACACTCCGTCACCTACCGGGGCGCGCTGCGGGTGACGGCCCGGGCGGACGGCACGTACGCCGTCGACGCTGAAGCGGGCGAGGCCCGCGGCGACGGATCGGTCAGACTCGCCCTGACCCTGCGCCTCGCGGACGGCGACGGCGGCTGCACGGTCACCGTACGGGGCACCGCGGACGCGGACGGCCGCATCACGGAACTGCCGTCGGAGGCGGTGACCTCGGCGGCGACACGACTGCTGAACCGCTTCGTGGCCGCCCTGGCGACGGACGGGGCCCAGGAGCCGGAACCCGGCGCCGGGGTCCGCGGGTCCCGGTACGAGGCCGAGGTGCCCGCCTCGTCGCCGGTTCCCGGCGCGGACGACGAACCTGGCGGCGACGACGCGTGCCCCGACCGCCTCACCGACGACTTCACCGACACCGGTGATCCGCCGGCCGAGGCCGCGCACGCCCGCCGGACGATGATCGGCCGCAGCGCCGAGGAGGTCGACCACGCCCCGCCGCGCGGCCGCTACGCTCCCGTACCGGCCCCCCAGACCATTGCCGGCAACCCCGCCCTGCGCTGGGCGGCCCCCGCCGCCGCTCTGGCCCTCGCCTCGGCGGTCGTCCTGACCCGCGCCCTCCGCAAACGCCGCTGA
- the pyrE gene encoding orotate phosphoribosyltransferase, producing MTDVRGALLQQIKDKAVVHGKVTLSSGLEADYYVDLRRVTLDGEAAPLVGQVLLDLTADLEFDAVGGLTMGADPVAAAMLHAAAARGRTLDAFVVRKAAKAHGLQRRVEGPDIAGRRVLVVEDTSTTGGSPLTAVEAVREAGAEVVAVATIVDRATGAAEKIQAGAGVPYRFAFSKDELGLD from the coding sequence ATGACGGACGTACGTGGCGCGCTGCTTCAGCAGATCAAGGACAAGGCCGTGGTGCACGGCAAGGTGACTCTCTCCTCCGGTCTGGAGGCCGACTACTACGTCGACCTGCGCCGCGTCACCCTCGACGGCGAGGCCGCCCCGCTGGTCGGCCAGGTGCTGCTGGACCTGACCGCGGACCTGGAGTTCGACGCGGTCGGCGGCCTCACCATGGGCGCCGACCCGGTCGCCGCCGCCATGCTGCACGCCGCCGCCGCGCGCGGGCGCACGCTGGACGCGTTCGTCGTCCGCAAGGCGGCGAAGGCGCACGGCCTGCAGCGGCGCGTGGAGGGCCCGGACATCGCGGGCCGCCGTGTGCTCGTCGTCGAGGACACCTCCACCACCGGCGGCTCCCCGCTGACCGCCGTGGAGGCGGTGCGCGAGGCCGGTGCCGAGGTCGTCGCCGTCGCGACCATCGTGGACCGGGCGACCGGCGCGGCCGAGAAGATCCAGGCCGGCGCGGGTGTTCCGTACCGTTTCGCCTTCTCGAAGGATGAACTGGGTCTGGACTGA
- a CDS encoding DUF2617 family protein produces the protein MLTTLNTSYTDTRAADLAWALGREPLPALATLDLELTGAKLQLRLLGASHQILLEERRSSCSETVACIPGSSTPLPVGVAKRVGDWEYEFAARVEVLPPGSFEGRAQELLALVCDHPHGLAGVFPGSPHAFTAMLAQRHEGQVHWRTWHAYPQDGQLVATRTRVGARTAAGRPGRDRSRAA, from the coding sequence ATGCTCACGACCCTGAACACCTCCTACACCGATACACGGGCTGCCGACCTCGCCTGGGCCCTGGGACGCGAACCGCTGCCCGCCCTGGCCACCCTCGACCTCGAACTCACCGGAGCCAAGCTCCAGTTGCGCCTGCTCGGCGCGTCCCACCAGATCCTCCTCGAGGAGCGCCGCAGTAGCTGCTCGGAGACCGTCGCCTGCATCCCCGGCTCCAGCACCCCGCTGCCGGTGGGCGTCGCCAAACGCGTCGGCGACTGGGAGTACGAGTTCGCCGCCCGCGTCGAGGTCCTCCCGCCCGGCTCCTTCGAGGGCCGCGCCCAGGAACTGCTGGCCCTCGTCTGCGACCATCCGCACGGCCTGGCCGGCGTCTTCCCCGGCAGCCCCCACGCCTTCACCGCGATGCTCGCCCAGCGCCACGAGGGGCAGGTGCACTGGCGCACCTGGCACGCCTACCCGCAGGACGGGCAGCTAGTGGCCACCCGGACCCGGGTCGGTGCCCGGACGGCGGCGGGACGGCCGGGCAGGGACCGGTCCCGGGCGGCATAA
- a CDS encoding tryptophan 2,3-dioxygenase family protein, with amino-acid sequence MSHQAHPPSEATEPETPHLDFAGTTPYEDYVKADVLTHLQHTLSDDPGEMVFLVTTQVMELWFTVLVHEWETAAKALRSDDVPTAIAALKRSVRELEALNASWKPLGQLTPAQFNSYRSALGEGSGFQSAMYRRLEFLLGDKSASMLVPHRGAPRVHAELEKALHEPSLYDEVVRLLARRGHAIPDSVLHRDVTRRYEPSEAVETAWAAVYADDESDEIARLGEALTDVAELVWRWRNDHLVATRRAMGAKAGTGGSAGVAWLEKRARKNVFPELWTARSHV; translated from the coding sequence ATGTCCCACCAGGCTCACCCCCCTTCCGAGGCCACTGAGCCCGAGACCCCGCATCTCGACTTCGCGGGTACGACGCCGTACGAGGACTACGTCAAGGCGGACGTGCTCACCCATCTCCAGCACACCCTCTCCGACGACCCCGGAGAGATGGTCTTCCTGGTGACCACCCAGGTCATGGAGCTGTGGTTCACGGTCCTCGTGCACGAGTGGGAGACCGCCGCGAAGGCGCTCCGCTCGGACGACGTGCCCACCGCGATCGCCGCGCTGAAGCGGTCCGTGCGCGAGCTGGAGGCGCTCAACGCCTCCTGGAAGCCGCTCGGCCAGCTTACCCCCGCGCAGTTCAACAGCTACCGGAGCGCGCTCGGCGAGGGCTCCGGCTTCCAGTCGGCGATGTACCGGCGCCTGGAGTTCCTGCTCGGCGACAAGTCGGCGTCCATGCTCGTCCCGCACCGCGGCGCCCCGCGCGTCCACGCGGAACTGGAGAAGGCCCTGCACGAGCCGAGCCTGTACGACGAGGTCGTCCGGCTCCTCGCGCGCCGCGGCCACGCGATCCCCGACTCCGTGCTGCACCGCGACGTCACCCGGCGCTACGAGCCGTCGGAGGCCGTGGAGACCGCCTGGGCCGCCGTCTACGCGGACGACGAGAGCGACGAGATCGCCCGGCTGGGCGAGGCGCTGACGGACGTGGCCGAACTGGTGTGGCGCTGGCGCAACGACCACCTCGTCGCCACCCGGCGCGCGATGGGCGCCAAGGCCGGCACGGGCGGTTCGGCCGGCGTGGCCTGGCTGGAGAAGCGCGCCCGCAAGAACGTGTTCCCCGAGCTGTGGACGGCGAGGTCCCATGTCTGA
- the fbaA gene encoding class II fructose-bisphosphate aldolase has protein sequence MPIATPEVYNEMLDRAKAGKFAYPAINVTSSQTLNAALRGFAEAESDGIVQISTGGAEFLGGQYSKDMVTGAVALAEYAHILAEKYPVNIALHTDHCPKDKLDGYVRPLIALSKKRVDAGLGPLFQSHMWDGSAETLADNLEIAQELLEQARAAHIILEVEITPTGGEEDGVSHEINDSLYTTVDDAIRTAEALGLGDKGRYLLAASFGNVHGVYKPGNVVLRPELLKELNEGVAARFGKASPFDFVFHGGSGSTEQEIQTALENGVVKMNLDTDTQYAFTRPVVDHMFRNYDGVLKVDGEVGNKKAYDPRTWGKLAEASMAARVLEATQHLRSAGNKIK, from the coding sequence ATGCCCATCGCAACCCCCGAGGTCTACAACGAGATGCTCGACCGGGCGAAGGCAGGCAAGTTCGCCTACCCGGCCATCAACGTCACCTCGAGCCAGACCCTGAACGCGGCGCTGCGCGGTTTCGCGGAGGCGGAGAGCGACGGCATCGTCCAGATCTCGACCGGTGGTGCCGAGTTCCTCGGCGGCCAGTACAGCAAGGACATGGTGACCGGCGCGGTCGCGCTCGCCGAGTACGCCCACATCCTCGCCGAGAAGTACCCGGTCAACATCGCCCTGCACACGGACCACTGCCCGAAGGACAAGCTCGACGGGTACGTACGCCCGCTCATCGCGCTGTCGAAGAAGCGCGTGGACGCCGGCCTCGGCCCGCTGTTCCAGTCGCACATGTGGGACGGCTCGGCCGAGACCCTCGCCGACAACCTGGAGATCGCGCAGGAGCTGCTGGAGCAGGCCCGCGCCGCGCACATCATCCTCGAAGTGGAGATCACCCCGACCGGCGGCGAGGAGGACGGTGTCTCGCACGAGATCAACGATTCCCTCTACACCACGGTCGACGACGCGATCCGCACCGCCGAGGCCCTGGGGCTGGGCGACAAGGGCCGCTACCTGCTGGCCGCCTCCTTCGGCAACGTGCACGGCGTGTACAAGCCGGGCAACGTCGTCCTCCGCCCGGAGCTGCTCAAGGAGCTGAACGAGGGCGTCGCCGCCCGCTTCGGCAAGGCGTCCCCGTTCGACTTCGTCTTCCACGGCGGCTCCGGCTCCACCGAGCAGGAGATCCAGACCGCGCTGGAGAACGGCGTCGTGAAGATGAACCTCGACACGGACACCCAGTACGCCTTCACCCGTCCGGTCGTCGACCACATGTTCCGCAACTACGACGGCGTCCTGAAGGTCGACGGCGAGGTCGGCAACAAGAAGGCCTACGACCCGCGCACCTGGGGCAAGCTGGCCGAGGCGAGCATGGCCGCGCGCGTCCTCGAGGCCACGCAGCACCTCCGCTCCGCGGGCAACAAGATCAAGTAA
- a CDS encoding DUF3151 domain-containing protein gives MTIHENLLGGPPPTHLPDDPEPRRLLADGTAPADVAARYPTSSLAWAQLADEAFERGAVVESYAYARTGYHRGLDALRRSGWKGHGPVPWEHEPNRGFLRALHALARAAGVIGEQDEHERCAKFLEDSSPTAVRTLG, from the coding sequence ATGACGATTCACGAGAACCTCCTCGGCGGCCCGCCCCCCACGCACCTCCCGGACGATCCGGAGCCCCGCCGGCTGCTGGCGGACGGCACCGCGCCCGCCGACGTCGCCGCGCGGTACCCCACCTCCTCCCTCGCCTGGGCCCAGTTGGCCGACGAGGCGTTCGAGCGGGGCGCGGTCGTGGAGTCGTACGCCTACGCCCGTACGGGTTACCACCGCGGTCTGGACGCCCTGCGCCGCAGCGGCTGGAAGGGACACGGCCCGGTGCCGTGGGAGCACGAGCCGAACCGCGGCTTCCTGCGGGCCCTGCACGCCCTCGCCCGCGCCGCCGGGGTCATCGGTGAGCAGGACGAGCACGAGCGCTGCGCGAAGTTCCTGGAGGACTCCTCGCCGACGGCGGTCCGCACGCTGGGCTGA
- a CDS encoding aldose epimerase family protein: MSDEDITLTAGDAEVSVRPGNGGRIGGLRIGGTELLRQGERYGCFPMVPWCGRIREGRFLDGATLRRMPLNAPPHAIHGTARDGAWRTARVTENEAVITYELTDPWPHTGRVTQIVALAEDALTLTVSVETYDDSFPAQIGWHPWFHRNLGGEDVRLDFTPAWQEERGDDHLPTGQRVDPRPGPWDDCFGMPDGVGVTLTWPGQLELAVTSREKWVVVYDEQAEAVCVEPQTGPPNGLNTHPRLVTPLEPLEATTTWSWRRL, encoded by the coding sequence GTGAGCGACGAAGACATCACGCTGACCGCGGGCGACGCGGAAGTGAGCGTAAGACCCGGCAACGGCGGCCGGATCGGCGGACTCCGGATCGGCGGTACGGAGCTGCTGCGGCAGGGCGAGCGCTACGGCTGCTTCCCGATGGTGCCCTGGTGCGGCCGGATCCGGGAGGGCCGCTTCCTGGACGGCGCCACCCTCCGCCGGATGCCGCTCAACGCCCCGCCGCACGCCATCCACGGCACCGCGCGCGACGGCGCCTGGCGCACCGCGCGCGTCACGGAGAACGAGGCGGTGATCACGTACGAGCTGACCGATCCCTGGCCGCACACCGGCCGCGTCACCCAGATCGTCGCGCTCGCCGAGGACGCCCTGACGCTGACGGTGTCCGTCGAGACGTACGACGACTCCTTCCCGGCGCAGATCGGCTGGCACCCGTGGTTCCACCGGAACCTCGGCGGCGAGGACGTGCGGCTGGACTTCACGCCCGCCTGGCAGGAGGAGCGCGGTGACGACCACCTGCCCACCGGCCAGCGCGTCGATCCGAGGCCCGGCCCCTGGGACGACTGCTTCGGCATGCCGGACGGCGTCGGCGTCACCCTCACCTGGCCCGGGCAGCTTGAGCTGGCGGTGACCAGCCGGGAGAAGTGGGTGGTGGTCTACGACGAGCAGGCCGAGGCCGTCTGCGTGGAACCGCAGACCGGCCCGCCCAACGGCCTGAACACCCACCCGCGCCTGGTCACCCCGCTGGAGCCGCTGGAGGCGACGACCACCTGGAGCTGGCGGCGCCTTTAA